A part of Gemmobacter sp. 24YEA27 genomic DNA contains:
- the mgrA gene encoding L-glyceraldehyde 3-phosphate reductase, which produces MSYIPAADRYDNNRAKYRYTGKSGLQLPALSLGLWHNFGDTTPLETQREIVFSAFDHGITHFDLANNYGPPYGAAEVNFGRILREDLAAHRDELIISTKAGWDMWPGPYGQGGGSRKYVLSSLDQSLKRLGVDYVDIFYSHRFDAKTPLEETADALATAVKQGKALYVGVSSYSGAKTREMAALLRERQVPLLINQPSYNLFNRWIEKDLLDTVEETGTGIIAFTALAQGLLTGKYLNGIPEDARVNRAGGGSLRPEHLSDENLARARALNEIAKRRGQSLAQLALAWVLRDPRVTSTLIGASTAAQVAENVAALDNLDFSPEELAEIDLHAVDGGVNLWDKPSHDQAI; this is translated from the coding sequence ATGAGCTATATCCCCGCCGCTGACCGCTATGACAACAACCGTGCGAAATACCGCTATACCGGCAAAAGCGGGCTGCAACTGCCGGCGCTTTCGCTGGGGCTCTGGCATAATTTTGGCGATACAACCCCGCTTGAGACACAGCGCGAGATCGTCTTCAGCGCCTTTGATCACGGCATCACCCATTTCGATCTCGCCAATAATTACGGCCCTCCCTATGGCGCGGCAGAGGTCAATTTCGGCCGTATCCTGCGCGAGGATCTGGCGGCGCATCGCGATGAACTGATCATCTCGACCAAGGCCGGCTGGGATATGTGGCCAGGCCCTTATGGTCAGGGCGGCGGCTCGCGTAAATATGTGCTGTCGAGCCTGGATCAGAGCCTGAAACGGCTGGGCGTTGATTATGTCGACATCTTCTATTCGCACCGGTTCGACGCAAAAACCCCGCTGGAAGAGACGGCGGATGCGCTGGCGACGGCGGTGAAACAGGGCAAGGCCCTTTATGTCGGCGTCTCGTCCTATTCCGGTGCCAAAACCCGCGAGATGGCGGCGCTTCTGCGCGAGCGCCAGGTGCCGCTTCTGATCAACCAGCCGTCTTACAACCTGTTCAACCGCTGGATTGAAAAGGATCTTCTCGACACCGTTGAAGAGACCGGCACCGGGATCATCGCCTTCACCGCACTGGCGCAGGGGCTTTTGACCGGCAAATATCTGAACGGAATCCCGGAGGATGCACGGGTGAACCGGGCGGGCGGCGGCTCGCTGCGCCCTGAACATCTGAGCGACGAAAACCTCGCCCGCGCGCGCGCACTGAATGAAATCGCGAAACGGCGTGGCCAGAGCCTTGCGCAGCTGGCGCTGGCCTGGGTCCTGCGCGATCCGCGTGTGACCTCGACCCTGATCGGGGCTTCCACGGCGGCACAGGTTGCGGAAAATGTCGCGGCGCTGGACAACCTGGATTTCAGCCCGGAAGAGCTGGCGGAAATCGACCTCCATGCGGTCGATGGCGGCGTTAATCTCTGGGACAAGCCGTCCCATGACCAGGCGATCTGA
- a CDS encoding SfnB family sulfur acquisition oxidoreductase, whose translation MGSLTGNQIDYSLHPRVNSDDPVPARPRPSEPAYVLKDEADAIRVATELAAELAKDAALRDREGLLPLRELDLYSQSGIWSIIVPKEYGGPGLSYATLAKVIAIVASGDPSVAQIAQNHIAILGLIDIDATDAEKREIFGWALQGLRFGNAFSEFGGKTVVDFKTRVTFEGDEAVVNGEKFYTTGALLSHIVPIVSIGDDGAYLVFADRETKGLTITNNWSSFGQRTTGSGSVRLENVRVPKARAVKLQDVSVVPTVQGPISQIIQAAIDAGIARNAIDETIRFVTTQSRPWIDSGKETAGEDPYTIQAIGTLKIHLHAADALLEIAGRAIDRGRADPTEENVTDATIKTAEAKVLTTQVAIDATNKLFELGGTRSTLAQHALDRHWRNARTHTLHDPVRWKFYHIGNYYLNGVNPPRHPWN comes from the coding sequence ATGGGCTCTCTGACCGGGAACCAGATCGACTATAGCCTGCATCCGCGTGTCAATTCCGATGACCCGGTGCCCGCTCGCCCGCGCCCGTCCGAGCCGGCCTATGTGCTGAAAGACGAGGCCGATGCGATCCGCGTCGCGACAGAGCTGGCGGCAGAGCTGGCCAAGGATGCTGCGCTTCGCGACCGCGAGGGGCTTTTGCCGCTGCGCGAGCTGGATCTCTATTCGCAAAGTGGCATCTGGTCGATCATCGTGCCGAAGGAATATGGCGGACCGGGCCTGTCCTATGCCACACTTGCGAAGGTGATCGCGATTGTCGCCTCGGGCGATCCGTCGGTGGCGCAGATCGCGCAGAACCATATCGCCATTCTCGGGCTGATCGATATTGACGCAACCGATGCCGAAAAACGTGAGATCTTTGGCTGGGCGTTGCAGGGGCTGCGCTTTGGCAATGCCTTCTCGGAATTCGGCGGCAAGACCGTGGTCGATTTCAAGACCCGCGTCACCTTCGAGGGCGACGAGGCAGTGGTGAATGGCGAGAAGTTCTACACCACCGGCGCGCTCCTGTCGCATATCGTGCCAATCGTTTCGATCGGGGATGACGGCGCATATCTCGTCTTTGCCGACCGCGAAACCAAAGGGCTGACGATCACCAATAACTGGTCAAGCTTTGGCCAGCGCACCACCGGATCCGGTTCGGTCCGGCTGGAGAATGTGCGGGTGCCGAAGGCGCGCGCGGTCAAACTCCAGGATGTTTCGGTGGTGCCGACGGTACAGGGGCCGATCTCGCAGATCATTCAGGCTGCGATTGATGCCGGTATCGCGCGCAACGCGATTGACGAGACGATCCGCTTTGTGACCACCCAAAGCCGGCCCTGGATCGACAGCGGCAAAGAGACTGCGGGCGAGGATCCCTATACGATTCAGGCCATTGGCACGCTGAAGATCCACCTTCACGCCGCCGATGCGCTGCTCGAGATCGCCGGACGCGCCATCGACCGGGGCCGTGCCGATCCGACGGAAGAAAACGTGACAGACGCGACCATTAAGACCGCCGAGGCCAAGGTGCTGACCACTCAGGTCGCAATTGACGCGACCAATAAGCTGTTTGAATTGGGCGGCACCCGCTCGACGCTGGCGCAGCATGCGCTGGACCGGCATTGGCGCAATGCCCGCACCCATACGTTGCATGATCCGGTGCGCTGGAAATTCTACCATATCGGCAATTACTACCTGAATGGCGTCAACCCGCCGCGCCATCCCTGGAACTGA
- the ssuD gene encoding FMNH2-dependent alkanesulfonate monooxygenase — protein sequence MSHPIQDTPPSQTNPPASPEIFWFLPTSGDTRYLGTSDFSRPPENGYIRQIAITADRLGYDGLLIPTGASCQDPWVTAASLIAETKQIKLLVALRTSIMGPTASARQAATLDQALGGRLLLNVVPGGDATELAADGVFLKHDERYEAADEFLTVWRRILATDAPVSFKGKHLSVENARNFHPPVQRPYPPLYFGGSSPAAHDLAGKHVDAYLTWGEPPEAVAEKIADVRARAAKHGRQVRFGVRLHVIARETEEEAWADADRLISHLSDEDIAASQANMARMDSHGQARMQALHGGRRDRLVVGPNLWAGVGLVRGGAGTALVGNPQQIVERLREYQALGVDTFVLSGYPHLEESIRFAELVFPLLGKSAVTERSAQTGGAFDIRARASAS from the coding sequence ATGAGCCACCCGATCCAGGATACCCCGCCCAGTCAGACCAACCCTCCCGCCAGCCCTGAGATCTTCTGGTTCCTGCCGACCTCGGGCGATACGCGCTATCTGGGCACTTCGGATTTCAGCCGCCCGCCCGAGAATGGCTATATCCGCCAGATCGCGATCACCGCGGACCGGCTGGGCTATGACGGGCTTTTGATCCCCACGGGCGCAAGCTGCCAGGACCCCTGGGTGACAGCGGCGAGCCTGATTGCCGAGACGAAGCAGATCAAGCTTCTGGTCGCTTTGCGCACCTCGATCATGGGGCCGACGGCCTCGGCGCGCCAGGCGGCGACGCTGGATCAGGCACTTGGCGGCCGGCTTTTGCTGAATGTGGTGCCGGGCGGCGATGCGACCGAGCTTGCGGCGGATGGCGTCTTTCTGAAACATGACGAGCGTTACGAGGCCGCGGATGAATTTCTGACCGTCTGGCGCCGGATCCTCGCGACCGATGCGCCGGTCTCGTTCAAGGGCAAGCATCTCAGCGTCGAGAACGCGCGGAATTTCCACCCTCCGGTGCAGCGGCCCTATCCGCCTTTGTATTTCGGAGGATCCTCGCCGGCAGCGCATGATCTCGCCGGGAAACATGTCGATGCCTATCTGACCTGGGGCGAGCCACCCGAAGCCGTGGCGGAAAAGATCGCCGATGTGCGGGCGCGGGCTGCAAAGCACGGGCGTCAGGTCCGGTTTGGCGTGCGCCTGCATGTGATCGCGCGCGAGACCGAAGAGGAGGCCTGGGCCGATGCCGACCGGCTGATCTCGCATCTCTCGGATGAGGATATCGCGGCCTCCCAGGCCAATATGGCCAGGATGGACAGCCATGGCCAGGCCCGGATGCAGGCGCTGCATGGCGGGCGGCGCGACCGGCTGGTGGTGGGGCCAAACCTCTGGGCCGGGGTTGGCCTTGTGCGCGGCGGGGCTGGCACGGCTTTGGTCGGCAACCCGCAGCAGATTGTCGAGCGGCTGCGCGAATATCAGGCGCTCGGGGTCGATACATTCGTGCTGTCGGGCTATCCGCATCTGGAAGAGTCCATCCGTTTTGCCGAACTGGTCTTCCCGCTTCTGGGCAAGTCTGCCGTGACCGAGCGCAGCGCCCAGACCGGCGGGGCCTTTGACATCCGCGCGCGCGCTTCGGCCAGCTGA
- a CDS encoding FAD/NAD(P)-binding protein, which translates to MTEQRPITAPEGRHVAIVGAGLSGSALAWHLARLSPDDTLRITLIDPRPEPGRGLAYSTPDPDHRLNVPHVKMTLDTSEPDHYARWLASDAAPAYAPDALRPDGAIFTPRAVFGAYVLAHLQPFLDAGRIVHLQSRAVRAARTAGRWEIGLEDGRVIRADELVLAATHPGPGLPRGLEALAGTSALIADPYLPAVLDGFDPEGELLIIGSGLTGADIVASLMRRNHKGRIRLLSRSGRRSQPHGPVQDESSADFTLDPPVTALALLRRIRAELVIAAKAGLTWHPVFDRLRGQGPQIWAALPLPERRRLLRHLRGLWDIHRFRIAPQTHASLLAAERSGQLVALAGRVTGLEREGARLRISLRLRRGGALCVTADRVILATGPAHGAVTATNPLYADLARQGLIAVDPLGLGLSATPEGEAIDAYGQPQSDLLIAGPLARAAVGELMGVPEVTAWAEKLAAKLAQEPVSA; encoded by the coding sequence ATGACCGAACAGCGCCCGATCACCGCCCCTGAAGGGCGGCATGTCGCCATCGTGGGGGCCGGGCTTTCCGGATCGGCGCTGGCCTGGCATCTGGCCCGGCTGAGCCCCGACGACACATTGCGCATCACCCTGATTGATCCGAGGCCCGAGCCTGGCAGGGGGCTCGCCTATTCCACGCCCGACCCGGACCACCGTCTGAACGTGCCGCATGTGAAGATGACACTCGACACGTCCGAGCCGGATCACTATGCGCGCTGGCTGGCATCAGACGCCGCACCGGCCTATGCGCCGGATGCGCTGCGCCCTGACGGTGCGATTTTCACACCGCGCGCGGTGTTTGGCGCCTATGTGCTGGCGCATTTGCAACCCTTTCTCGATGCCGGTCGGATCGTGCATCTGCAAAGCCGGGCCGTCAGGGCCGCGCGCACCGCTGGCCGCTGGGAGATCGGGCTAGAGGACGGGCGCGTGATCCGGGCCGATGAGCTGGTGCTTGCGGCCACCCATCCCGGCCCCGGCCTGCCGCGCGGGCTCGAAGCCCTCGCCGGGACGTCCGCGCTGATCGCCGACCCCTATCTGCCCGCTGTGCTGGACGGGTTTGACCCTGAGGGAGAGCTGCTGATCATCGGCTCGGGCCTGACCGGCGCCGATATTGTTGCAAGCCTGATGCGGCGCAATCACAAGGGGCGGATCCGGCTTTTATCGCGATCAGGGCGGCGCTCGCAGCCGCATGGGCCGGTCCAGGACGAGAGCAGCGCCGATTTCACCCTTGATCCGCCGGTCACGGCACTGGCGCTTTTGCGCCGTATCCGGGCTGAGCTGGTCATTGCCGCAAAGGCCGGGCTGACCTGGCATCCGGTCTTTGACCGGCTACGAGGCCAGGGCCCGCAGATCTGGGCCGCGCTGCCACTGCCCGAGCGCCGGCGGCTCTTGCGCCATCTGCGCGGGCTTTGGGATATCCACCGCTTCCGCATCGCGCCGCAGACCCATGCAAGCCTGCTCGCGGCCGAGCGGTCAGGCCAGCTGGTTGCGCTGGCCGGCCGCGTGACGGGGCTTGAGCGTGAGGGCGCGCGGCTGCGCATCAGCCTGCGGCTGCGCCGGGGCGGCGCGCTGTGCGTCACAGCGGATCGGGTGATCCTCGCGACCGGACCCGCACATGGGGCGGTCACCGCAACCAACCCGCTTTACGCCGATCTTGCGCGTCAGGGGCTGATTGCGGTCGATCCGCTGGGGCTTGGGCTTTCGGCGACGCCGGAGGGTGAAGCGATTGATGCATACGGTCAGCCGCAAAGCGATCTTCTGATCGCAGGACCGCTGGCCCGCGCCGCTGTGGGCGAGCTGATGGGCGTTCCCGAAGTGACCGCCTGGGCCGAAAAGCTGGCGGCAAAGCTGGCACAGGAGCCAGTTTCTGCCTGA